A part of Methanomassiliicoccales archaeon genomic DNA contains:
- the aroA gene encoding 3-phosphoshikimate 1-carboxyvinyltransferase → MLLKVRPSTVEGRIVASPSKSYTHRALVLASLAHGTSVLKGPLLSGDTLATLRAIEAFGAKVCHKGRDLEVEGGPLRCPEDVIDAANSGTTIRIVAGIASLLPCYTVLTGDASVRRRPMQPLIDALSQLGVECRSTRGNGLAPLIVRGPNTGRVAHIRGDISSQFISSLLISSPLKKVDTDIIITSELRSRPYIDITIEMMSRFGAEAKTTENGFHIIGGQTYRPDHYQVPGDYSSAAFPLTAGALIGKVQVDNLDPRDAQGDRMILDILSSFGATVTQRGGSVTCSSGPLQGADVDLGQAPDLFPIVAVLATQAKGRSRLFNAEHVRLKESDRISATVTFLKAMGAEMEETRDGCIINGPSKLKGTHVMAHSDHRILMAAAVAALVADGETTVSDGDCFKISYPGFVDDMRSIGADLELVP, encoded by the coding sequence ATGTTGCTCAAGGTCAGACCGTCCACGGTAGAAGGAAGGATCGTTGCGTCGCCGTCAAAGAGCTACACCCACAGGGCTTTGGTCCTTGCCTCATTGGCACATGGGACCTCGGTCCTGAAGGGGCCGCTTCTGAGCGGGGACACGCTCGCCACCTTAAGGGCCATCGAGGCGTTCGGGGCGAAGGTATGTCATAAGGGCAGGGACCTGGAAGTGGAAGGAGGGCCCCTGAGATGCCCTGAGGACGTGATTGACGCGGCCAACTCGGGAACGACCATACGGATAGTTGCAGGGATAGCCTCGCTGCTTCCATGCTACACGGTGCTCACCGGCGATGCATCGGTCAGGAGGAGGCCGATGCAGCCCCTGATCGATGCCTTGTCCCAGTTAGGTGTCGAATGCCGTTCGACAAGGGGCAACGGGCTTGCACCGTTGATAGTGAGGGGGCCTAACACCGGACGCGTGGCACATATCCGAGGGGATATCAGCTCCCAGTTCATCTCGTCCTTGCTCATATCCTCCCCGCTGAAAAAGGTGGATACCGACATAATCATAACGAGCGAGCTTAGGTCGAGGCCATACATCGACATCACCATCGAGATGATGTCGAGGTTCGGAGCGGAGGCCAAGACGACCGAGAATGGCTTCCATATCATTGGAGGGCAGACATATAGGCCTGACCATTATCAGGTCCCCGGCGACTATTCCTCGGCGGCCTTCCCCCTCACTGCCGGTGCCCTTATCGGAAAGGTACAGGTCGATAATCTGGACCCGAGGGATGCACAAGGGGACCGCATGATACTTGACATATTGTCCTCCTTCGGCGCCACCGTAACGCAGAGAGGGGGCTCGGTCACCTGCTCCTCAGGCCCGTTGCAAGGGGCCGACGTTGACCTGGGCCAAGCGCCAGACCTGTTCCCCATCGTGGCGGTCCTGGCCACGCAGGCGAAGGGGAGGAGCAGGCTGTTCAACGCCGAGCATGTCCGGCTCAAGGAGAGCGATAGGATCTCCGCCACCGTGACCTTCCTTAAGGCAATGGGCGCCGAGATGGAGGAGACCAGGGACGGGTGCATCATCAACGGGCCTTCAAAGCTCAAGGGGACGCATGTTATGGCGCATTCGGACCACAGGATACTGATGGCGGCGGCCGTGGCGGCCCTCGTGGCAGATGGAGAGACCACGGTCTCAGATGG